A window of Halodesulfovibrio aestuarii DSM 17919 = ATCC 29578 contains these coding sequences:
- a CDS encoding bactofilin family protein, whose amino-acid sequence MAKDEINAFLGSGTIYEGKLNFQGSVRIDGNFTGEVFSEGTLVVGKDAKMKGQIRVSQMILSGNITGDVYATDRVVLHKTANLVGTLHTPALIMEEGAKVEGQISMNGASETIISEPAA is encoded by the coding sequence ATGGCTAAAGACGAAATCAACGCCTTTTTAGGGTCTGGAACCATTTACGAAGGCAAACTAAACTTTCAGGGTTCAGTACGCATCGACGGTAACTTTACCGGCGAAGTGTTCTCAGAGGGCACTCTGGTTGTAGGTAAAGATGCCAAAATGAAAGGCCAGATCCGTGTAAGCCAGATGATTCTTTCTGGAAACATCACAGGGGACGTCTACGCCACAGACCGTGTCGTGCTGCACAAAACAGCTAACCTCGTAGGCACCCTTCACACCCCTGCTCTTATTATGGAAGAAGGTGCAAAAGTGGAAGGTCAAATCTCCATGAACGGTGCTTCAGAAACTATCATTTCTGAGCCCGCTGCGTAA
- a CDS encoding ATP synthase F0 subunit B, with translation MIDLDITLLIQLVNFLIVLVGLNALLIRPIREIIKQRQDKVLGLLGDAEQFVEASDSKIKNYENALAEARKTAVVEREKVKETALAQEAGIVAKATADAQASIAASREKVATDVAKAMDSLKGQVGALAEKTIAKVLG, from the coding sequence ATGATCGATTTGGATATTACGTTACTTATCCAATTGGTGAACTTCCTCATCGTGCTGGTTGGCTTGAACGCACTCCTGATCCGCCCCATCCGGGAGATTATCAAGCAACGCCAGGACAAAGTGTTAGGGTTGCTTGGCGACGCCGAACAGTTCGTCGAAGCCTCTGACTCCAAGATCAAGAACTACGAGAACGCTCTCGCTGAAGCGCGCAAAACAGCTGTTGTTGAACGCGAAAAAGTGAAAGAGACCGCTCTCGCTCAGGAAGCAGGTATTGTAGCCAAGGCAACCGCAGACGCCCAGGCATCTATCGCTGCATCCAGAGAGAAAGTCGCTACCGATGTAGCAAAAGCAATGGATAGTCTAAAAGGGCAAGTGGGCGCCCTCGCAGAAAAAACCATAGCCAAAGTACTCGGATAG
- a CDS encoding ATP synthase F0 subunit B, with amino-acid sequence MKKLRTIVGASALVLLMAGAAFANTGEHGLPWDNFAYRVITLAVVLGVIWYAGGSKIKAFFNGRASGIEEELISLETRKADAKAKLADVEQRIANMDAEAQSILDEYRKQGEAAKAAIIERAEKSAIQITEQAGKAAENEVKQAMEQMREEMADLVAEAAEQMIAKKLDKKGHETLIDKYLTKVVLS; translated from the coding sequence TTGAAGAAGCTGAGAACTATAGTCGGTGCATCTGCGCTGGTACTGCTTATGGCAGGTGCAGCGTTTGCAAACACCGGCGAACATGGCTTACCGTGGGATAACTTCGCATACCGCGTAATTACCCTCGCAGTCGTACTCGGCGTCATCTGGTACGCAGGTGGAAGCAAGATAAAAGCCTTCTTTAATGGTCGCGCAAGCGGCATTGAAGAAGAGTTGATTTCTCTTGAAACCCGCAAAGCAGATGCAAAAGCCAAGCTAGCTGATGTAGAACAGCGCATTGCCAATATGGATGCAGAAGCCCAAAGCATTCTTGATGAATACCGTAAACAGGGTGAAGCAGCTAAAGCTGCTATCATTGAGCGCGCTGAGAAGTCCGCTATCCAGATTACGGAACAAGCAGGCAAAGCAGCTGAAAACGAAGTAAAGCAGGCGATGGAGCAGATGCGTGAAGAAATGGCCGATTTAGTTGCCGAAGCTGCAGAGCAGATGATTGCTAAAAAGCTCGACAAAAAAGGTCACGAAACACTCATCGATAAATACTTAACTAAGGTGGTGCTCAGTTGA
- the atpH gene encoding ATP synthase F1 subunit delta, with the protein MTGNIIARRYARALFSLGKKAGSEELKAFGKELDALAGVIKGTPELGKIFRNPIISIDEKKAVITALLDKGQVSVIFRNFCNLLADKDRLTAIPEIQAFYNVLLDADQGIVRGELVTAIKLPKAKCDKVKSQLEKQAGQKLFLSFSTDESILGGVVLKVGDKVLDASLRAQLGILKENIKRGE; encoded by the coding sequence TTGACCGGTAACATCATAGCAAGAAGATACGCCAGGGCGCTATTTTCTCTTGGCAAGAAGGCCGGCTCTGAAGAGCTCAAAGCCTTCGGCAAGGAGCTTGATGCACTGGCTGGAGTGATCAAGGGCACACCTGAGCTTGGTAAAATATTCCGGAATCCAATCATCTCTATTGATGAGAAAAAAGCAGTTATCACTGCCTTACTGGATAAAGGACAGGTAAGCGTTATTTTCCGCAACTTCTGCAATTTGCTCGCGGATAAAGATCGTCTTACTGCCATTCCGGAAATTCAAGCCTTTTACAATGTTCTGCTTGATGCCGACCAGGGAATTGTTCGCGGTGAACTTGTTACCGCAATTAAACTTCCTAAGGCCAAGTGCGATAAAGTAAAATCCCAATTGGAAAAACAGGCTGGCCAGAAGCTGTTCCTGTCTTTTAGCACCGACGAATCCATTCTTGGCGGCGTCGTTCTGAAAGTAGGCGACAAGGTACTCGACGCTAGCCTAAGAGCACAGCTGGGTATCTTGAAAGAAAACATCAAGAGGGGTGAGTAG
- the atpA gene encoding F0F1 ATP synthase subunit alpha, which produces MQIKAEEISQIIESQIENYEQRVEMSETGTVLYVGDGIARVYGVRNAMAMELLEFPGGLMGMVLNLEEDNVGVALLGDDTGVKEGDTVKRTGQIFSVPVGDEVMGRVLNPLGQPIDGLGPVEAPQVRPVELKAPGIIARKSVHEPMPTGIKAIDAMTPVGRGQRELVIGDRQVGKTAVCLDAILAQKNTDIHCFYVAIGQKKSTVALVADTLKKHGAMEYTTIISATASEPAPLQFISAYTGCTMAEHYRDNGKHALIVYDDLSKQATAYRQMSLLLRRPPGREAFPGDVFYLHSRLLERAAKVNDNLGAGSMTALPIIETQAGDVSAYIPTNVISITDGQVYLEPNLFNAGIRPAINVGLSVSRVGGAAQIKAMKQVAGTMRLDLAQYRELAAFAQFGSDLDKATQAKLNRGARLVELLKQPQYEPMEFCEQISSMYAATRGFMDDVEVDKIREFESGLLDFLRSSKSDILADLKDRAVIDDDIEGRLKAAIDEFKKSFSA; this is translated from the coding sequence ATGCAGATTAAAGCAGAAGAAATCTCCCAAATTATTGAAAGCCAGATCGAGAATTACGAACAGCGTGTAGAAATGAGCGAAACCGGTACTGTACTGTATGTTGGTGACGGTATCGCTCGTGTATACGGTGTACGTAATGCTATGGCCATGGAGCTGCTGGAATTCCCAGGCGGCCTTATGGGCATGGTTCTTAACCTCGAAGAAGACAACGTTGGTGTTGCTCTTCTTGGCGACGACACAGGTGTAAAAGAAGGCGACACAGTAAAACGTACTGGTCAGATCTTCTCCGTACCGGTTGGTGACGAAGTTATGGGTCGTGTATTGAACCCACTTGGTCAGCCAATTGACGGTCTTGGTCCAGTTGAAGCTCCTCAGGTTCGTCCTGTTGAACTTAAAGCTCCTGGTATCATTGCACGTAAATCCGTTCACGAGCCAATGCCTACCGGTATTAAAGCTATTGACGCAATGACCCCAGTAGGTCGTGGTCAGCGTGAACTGGTTATCGGTGACCGTCAGGTTGGTAAAACAGCTGTATGTCTCGACGCTATTCTTGCACAGAAAAATACTGACATTCACTGCTTCTACGTAGCTATCGGTCAGAAAAAATCTACCGTTGCTCTTGTAGCAGATACCCTTAAGAAGCACGGCGCGATGGAATACACAACCATCATCTCTGCTACCGCTTCTGAGCCGGCACCATTGCAGTTTATTTCTGCATACACCGGCTGTACCATGGCTGAGCACTACCGTGACAACGGCAAGCACGCACTCATCGTTTACGATGATCTGTCCAAACAGGCTACTGCGTACCGCCAGATGTCTCTCTTGCTCCGTCGCCCTCCAGGACGTGAAGCGTTCCCGGGTGACGTATTCTACCTGCACTCCAGACTTCTTGAGCGTGCAGCTAAAGTTAACGACAATCTCGGTGCTGGTTCAATGACTGCTCTGCCTATCATTGAAACTCAGGCTGGCGACGTATCTGCATACATTCCTACCAACGTAATTTCCATTACTGACGGTCAGGTTTACCTTGAGCCAAACCTCTTCAACGCTGGTATCCGCCCTGCGATTAACGTAGGTCTTTCCGTATCCCGTGTTGGTGGTGCTGCTCAGATTAAGGCTATGAAGCAGGTTGCAGGTACAATGCGTCTTGATCTTGCTCAGTACCGTGAACTCGCAGCGTTTGCTCAGTTCGGTTCTGACCTTGATAAAGCAACACAGGCTAAACTGAATCGTGGTGCCCGTCTCGTTGAGCTGCTCAAACAGCCTCAGTACGAGCCAATGGAATTCTGCGAACAGATTTCGTCTATGTATGCTGCTACTCGTGGTTTCATGGATGACGTTGAAGTTGACAAGATTCGTGAATTCGAATCCGGCTTGCTTGACTTCCTGCGTTCTTCCAAGTCCGACATTCTTGCTGACCTCAAAGATCGTGCAGTCATTGACGACGATATTGAAGGCCGCCTGAAAGCCGCTATCGACGAGTTCAAAAAAAGCTTTAGCGCTTAA
- a CDS encoding F0F1 ATP synthase subunit gamma, giving the protein MPSLKDVQLQIAGVKKTKQITKAMNMVASAKLRGAQSRIERFRPYAEKFYEMLGDLASKADENAHPLLEVREEIKTCAIVLATSDRGLCGSFNAGLISKANKLAKAKTAEGKEVKFYCVGKKGRDFAHKSEFDLVKGYPDVMGNFDFSLANELGMEVIHSYLTGEFDEVVLIYGEFVSMGKQIPVEQQILPMSSEHAPEVEEDDTYGVKKEFIYEPAVEGLLAELLPRFIKVQIYRGLLDTSASEHAARMAAMDNATKNCDEMVDNLTLIYNKTRQAAITSDLMDIVGGAEALKG; this is encoded by the coding sequence ATGCCTTCATTGAAAGATGTCCAACTACAGATTGCTGGGGTTAAGAAAACCAAGCAGATTACAAAAGCAATGAACATGGTTGCTTCTGCAAAACTGCGTGGTGCCCAGTCTCGTATCGAACGCTTCCGCCCTTATGCGGAAAAATTCTACGAGATGCTGGGTGATCTTGCCAGCAAGGCAGACGAGAATGCACATCCACTGCTTGAAGTCCGTGAGGAAATCAAAACTTGTGCGATTGTGCTCGCAACTTCCGACCGCGGACTCTGCGGCAGCTTTAATGCTGGCCTTATTTCTAAGGCTAACAAGCTTGCCAAAGCAAAGACCGCAGAAGGTAAAGAAGTTAAATTCTACTGCGTAGGTAAGAAAGGACGCGATTTTGCACACAAATCTGAGTTTGACCTTGTAAAAGGCTACCCGGATGTGATGGGCAATTTTGATTTCTCTCTTGCTAACGAGCTGGGAATGGAAGTTATCCATTCCTACCTCACCGGTGAATTTGATGAAGTTGTACTCATTTATGGCGAATTCGTAAGCATGGGGAAACAGATTCCTGTTGAACAACAGATTCTCCCTATGTCCTCTGAACATGCACCTGAGGTTGAAGAAGATGATACCTATGGTGTGAAAAAAGAGTTTATTTACGAACCAGCCGTAGAAGGTCTCCTTGCAGAGCTTCTGCCCCGCTTTATTAAGGTCCAGATTTACCGTGGTCTGCTTGACACTTCTGCATCTGAGCATGCAGCTCGTATGGCAGCTATGGATAATGCCACAAAGAACTGTGACGAAATGGTCGACAACCTGACACTTATCTACAACAAGACCCGTCAGGCTGCCATTACCAGTGACCTAATGGATATTGTCGGTGGCGCTGAAGCGCTGAAAGGATAA
- the atpD gene encoding F0F1 ATP synthase subunit beta — protein sequence MANVGKIVQVIGAVVDIEFADGNLPNILNAVKIDNPNNTDAPVLICEVAQHLGDNVVRTIAMDATEGLVRGMEATDTGAAITVPVGDASLGRIMNVVGVPVDEMGPIDAKKRMPIHRPAPSFTEQDTNVEVLETGIKVVDLLIPFPKGGKMGLFGGAGVGKTVILMEMINNIAKQHGGISVFAGVGERTREGNDLYHEMKDAGVLEKAALVYGQMNEPPGARARVALTALTCAEYYRDEENQDVLLFVDNIFRFTQAGSEVSALLGRMPSAVGYQPTLGTDLGGLQERITSTTKGSITSVQAVYVPADDLTDPAPATTFSHLDGTLVLSRQIAELGIYPAVDPLDSTSRILDPNVVGEEHYAIAREVQMILQKYKDLQDIIAILGMDELSDEDQLVVARARRIQRFLSQPFHVAEVFTGTPGEYVKLEDTIKGFRGILDGDYDHMAENDFYMVGGIEMAIEKYNQGQQA from the coding sequence ATGGCTAACGTAGGTAAAATCGTTCAGGTTATCGGCGCGGTTGTTGATATCGAGTTTGCCGATGGCAACCTGCCGAATATTCTGAATGCTGTTAAAATTGATAACCCGAATAACACCGACGCCCCTGTGCTCATCTGTGAAGTAGCACAGCATCTTGGCGACAACGTAGTTCGTACCATTGCGATGGACGCTACCGAAGGTCTTGTTCGTGGTATGGAAGCAACTGATACTGGCGCAGCTATTACTGTACCAGTTGGTGATGCTTCCCTTGGTCGCATCATGAACGTTGTTGGTGTACCAGTGGATGAAATGGGCCCTATTGACGCTAAAAAGCGTATGCCTATTCACCGCCCTGCTCCGTCTTTCACCGAGCAGGACACTAACGTTGAAGTTCTTGAAACCGGCATTAAAGTTGTAGACCTTCTCATTCCATTCCCTAAGGGTGGTAAAATGGGTCTCTTCGGTGGTGCGGGTGTAGGTAAAACAGTTATCCTCATGGAAATGATTAACAACATCGCAAAGCAGCACGGTGGTATCTCCGTATTCGCTGGTGTAGGTGAACGTACCCGTGAAGGTAACGACCTTTACCATGAAATGAAAGACGCGGGCGTTCTTGAGAAAGCCGCCCTCGTATATGGTCAGATGAACGAACCTCCAGGGGCACGTGCACGTGTTGCGCTTACTGCTCTTACCTGTGCGGAATACTACCGTGATGAAGAGAACCAGGACGTGCTTCTCTTCGTTGACAACATCTTCCGCTTTACTCAGGCTGGTTCCGAAGTATCTGCACTCCTCGGTCGTATGCCATCTGCGGTAGGTTACCAGCCTACTCTCGGTACTGACCTTGGTGGCCTCCAGGAACGTATTACATCCACAACCAAAGGTTCTATTACCTCTGTTCAGGCTGTATACGTACCTGCTGATGACTTGACTGACCCTGCTCCGGCAACCACATTCTCTCACCTTGACGGTACTCTCGTACTTTCCCGTCAGATTGCGGAACTGGGTATTTACCCAGCGGTAGATCCACTTGACTCTACCTCCCGTATTCTTGACCCGAACGTTGTAGGTGAAGAACACTACGCAATCGCTCGTGAAGTGCAGATGATTCTCCAGAAGTACAAAGATCTTCAGGACATCATCGCAATTCTCGGTATGGACGAACTCTCTGATGAAGACCAGCTCGTTGTAGCACGCGCTCGTCGTATTCAGCGTTTCCTTTCCCAGCCGTTCCACGTAGCGGAAGTATTTACCGGTACCCCTGGTGAATATGTTAAACTTGAAGACACCATCAAAGGCTTTAGAGGCATTCTTGACGGTGACTACGACCACATGGCCGAAAACGACTTCTACATGGTCGGCGGCATCGAAATGGCTATCGAGAAGTACAACCAGGGTCAGCAGGCTTAA
- a CDS encoding F0F1 ATP synthase subunit epsilon, which yields MEITLRLEIVTPDRLVLSEDVDYVGAPGINGEFGILPNHIPFLAALQIGPLHYNVGGQTRYVFISGGFAEVSENKVTILAEAAERAEDIDLDRARQAKERAEQRMSMEMDSVDYARARAALARSLHRLKLLDSE from the coding sequence ATGGAAATTACACTTCGTCTCGAGATTGTTACGCCAGATCGGCTCGTACTTAGTGAAGATGTGGACTATGTAGGCGCACCTGGAATCAACGGTGAATTTGGTATCTTACCAAACCACATCCCGTTCCTTGCTGCCCTGCAAATCGGGCCTCTGCACTATAACGTTGGTGGACAGACACGCTACGTGTTTATCTCCGGCGGTTTTGCAGAAGTCTCCGAGAACAAGGTAACCATCCTTGCTGAGGCTGCTGAGCGTGCTGAAGATATCGATCTTGACCGTGCGCGTCAGGCTAAAGAGCGTGCTGAACAACGCATGTCCATGGAAATGGACTCTGTTGATTACGCTCGCGCCCGAGCAGCTCTTGCTCGTTCACTTCATCGCCTCAAACTGCTTGATTCTGAATAA
- the glmU gene encoding bifunctional UDP-N-acetylglucosamine diphosphorylase/glucosamine-1-phosphate N-acetyltransferase GlmU, with amino-acid sequence MSARETIGALVLAAGKGTRMHSDKPKVLQELLGAPMLRYVYTALDPLFGEGIWTVIGHKAEMVEQAFAGEDRNFIHQTEQLGTGHALQTAWDELVESGLTHVLVINGDTPLLPQPRLINFLKESLTSNADIGFMTLTLPHPGSFGRVVRHLGDVAAIIEAKDYDEGLHGPEPREINAGIYLLNIASVTPLLKRLSNENKSGEYYITDLIGFAVEQQLTVTGVDCGNDPHLLGINNPAELVRSESLLRANLVMEWLDQGVTIHAPEYVRLGPRVTLEPGAVLHGPCEIYGKTHVSRGAEIYSNTWIKDSNLAEGCVIHPFSHLDGATVGKDCSAGPYARLRPGAVMEQGAKVGNFVEMKKSVLGVGSKANHFTYLGDTEVGTGVNIGAGTITCNYDGVNKHKTTIEDYAFIGSNTSLVAPVCVGKNSLVGAGSVITKDIPENSVAVARSRQKNLPKKC; translated from the coding sequence ATGTCTGCCAGAGAAACAATCGGAGCGCTTGTGCTTGCTGCAGGTAAAGGTACCCGCATGCATTCTGACAAACCTAAAGTTCTACAGGAACTTTTAGGTGCACCAATGCTCCGTTATGTATATACCGCATTAGATCCGCTCTTCGGCGAAGGCATCTGGACTGTTATCGGCCATAAAGCAGAAATGGTCGAACAAGCATTCGCAGGCGAAGACCGTAACTTTATTCATCAAACCGAACAGCTCGGTACAGGACACGCATTACAGACAGCATGGGACGAACTCGTAGAGTCCGGTCTTACTCATGTTCTCGTTATTAATGGTGACACTCCGTTATTACCGCAGCCCCGGCTCATCAATTTTTTGAAAGAGTCTCTTACCAGTAACGCTGATATTGGTTTCATGACCCTTACCCTTCCACACCCCGGCTCGTTCGGCCGCGTTGTGCGTCATCTTGGAGATGTAGCAGCTATCATCGAAGCAAAAGACTACGACGAAGGCCTGCATGGTCCGGAACCCCGAGAAATTAACGCAGGCATCTACCTGCTCAATATTGCAAGTGTTACACCACTCCTCAAGCGGCTCAGCAATGAGAACAAGAGCGGTGAATATTATATCACAGATCTGATAGGATTTGCGGTTGAACAACAATTGACCGTTACCGGTGTAGACTGTGGGAACGACCCGCATCTGCTCGGTATTAACAATCCTGCAGAACTCGTACGTTCTGAGTCTCTACTCCGTGCCAATCTCGTTATGGAATGGCTGGATCAAGGTGTTACCATCCATGCGCCGGAATACGTGCGTCTTGGCCCAAGGGTAACACTTGAGCCGGGAGCAGTGCTGCATGGACCGTGTGAAATTTATGGAAAAACCCATGTATCACGCGGTGCTGAAATTTATTCTAACACTTGGATTAAAGATTCCAATTTAGCGGAAGGATGTGTTATTCATCCATTTAGTCACCTTGATGGCGCAACTGTCGGTAAAGACTGCTCAGCAGGTCCTTACGCACGACTTCGCCCGGGTGCTGTCATGGAACAAGGTGCCAAAGTTGGCAACTTTGTAGAAATGAAAAAATCCGTATTGGGAGTAGGCTCCAAAGCAAACCACTTCACTTACCTTGGTGACACCGAAGTAGGTACTGGTGTTAACATTGGCGCAGGTACAATTACTTGTAACTACGACGGTGTGAACAAGCACAAAACAACCATCGAAGATTACGCCTTCATTGGCTCAAACACCTCGCTGGTTGCTCCGGTTTGTGTAGGAAAAAATTCCCTTGTGGGAGCCGGCTCCGTTATAACTAAAGATATTCCTGAAAACTCTGTTGCTGTTGCTCGCAGCAGGCAAAAAAACTTGCCCAAAAAATGCTAG
- a CDS encoding cell division protein ZapB has product MELIDRLEQRLESLLEEVETLKNENIQLKEEVEVSLSVLEEENRTLKEELERERSTKDAVMGRIDGLLSRLSNSTDSM; this is encoded by the coding sequence ATGGAACTTATAGACCGTTTAGAACAAAGATTGGAATCTCTTCTTGAAGAAGTTGAGACCCTTAAGAATGAAAACATTCAGCTTAAAGAAGAAGTTGAAGTAAGTCTTTCTGTGCTCGAAGAAGAGAACCGCACTTTGAAGGAAGAGCTGGAACGTGAACGTTCCACGAAAGATGCAGTTATGGGCCGCATTGACGGTCTGCTGTCCAGGCTTTCAAACTCTACAGACTCAATGTAA
- a CDS encoding cell division protein ZapA — protein sequence MRSFTLKILGTEVSFKSETDHDTVERAKILVEDRYSALYSPGMPISKEKLLTFLVLGLADDYLQTSDKLLALEQRLERLATRVESCADNDAASQE from the coding sequence ATGCGCAGCTTCACTCTGAAGATACTCGGCACTGAGGTCTCTTTCAAATCCGAAACAGATCATGACACTGTTGAACGAGCTAAAATTCTTGTAGAAGATCGCTATAGCGCGCTCTACAGTCCGGGTATGCCGATAAGCAAGGAAAAGTTGCTCACCTTCCTTGTTTTAGGACTTGCAGATGATTATTTACAAACATCAGACAAGCTGCTGGCGCTTGAACAACGATTAGAACGATTAGCAACGAGAGTGGAAAGCTGCGCAGATAATGACGCAGCATCGCAGGAATAA
- the rny gene encoding ribonuclease Y produces the protein MSLISFGLVLVGAVIGAGSGYALHKVVSSKRLGDAKELSTRIIEEARKEAQAQKKEIILQGQDEIYKQKREIDRDFKDRENETKARDRKIQELSERVERKREQANQKEQELLSLEKDLTRKERKIEDKIALLDSKLDEQELKLQEVSGLTIEEAKERLFNEVEARTKHEAAKMVRQIEMEAKETANRKSQHIIATAIQRYAGDYVGEQTVTAVTLPSEDMKGRIIGREGRNIRAIEAATGVDLIIDDTPETVILSAYSPLRRQIAKMALERLISDGRIHPARIEDVVRKVQEELEVQLREVGEQATFDAGVHGIHPELIKFLGQLKYRTSFSQNVLQHSLEVSSLCGMMAAELGLDIKKAKRAGLLHDLGKAVDHEVEGPHALIGADLAKKYGEAKDIVHAIAAHHEDTPPTTALAVLVQAADSLSGARPGARKELLENYVKRLEELEGIATAFDGVAKAYAIQAGREIRVMVNSDNVDDDSTYLLCKEIADKIENNLTYPGQIRVTVIRERRAVGFAK, from the coding sequence ATGAGTCTGATCTCATTCGGACTCGTCCTTGTTGGTGCTGTTATTGGAGCTGGCTCCGGATACGCACTGCATAAAGTTGTTTCCTCTAAGCGATTGGGTGACGCGAAGGAACTATCCACACGCATCATTGAAGAGGCTCGCAAGGAAGCACAGGCTCAAAAGAAAGAAATCATTCTTCAGGGTCAGGACGAGATCTATAAACAAAAACGTGAAATTGACCGTGATTTTAAAGACCGTGAGAATGAAACCAAAGCTCGCGACCGTAAAATTCAGGAACTCAGTGAACGTGTAGAACGTAAACGCGAACAGGCTAACCAGAAAGAGCAGGAATTGCTTTCTCTGGAAAAAGACCTCACCCGCAAAGAACGTAAAATCGAAGACAAAATTGCCCTGCTCGACTCCAAACTTGATGAGCAGGAATTGAAATTACAAGAAGTATCTGGACTTACCATCGAAGAAGCAAAAGAACGCCTCTTCAACGAAGTGGAAGCACGCACTAAGCACGAAGCCGCTAAAATGGTTCGCCAGATTGAAATGGAAGCAAAAGAGACTGCTAACCGCAAATCTCAGCATATTATTGCTACTGCTATCCAGCGCTACGCAGGTGACTATGTTGGTGAACAAACTGTCACCGCAGTAACCCTGCCAAGCGAAGATATGAAAGGACGCATCATTGGCCGTGAAGGGCGTAACATTCGCGCTATCGAAGCAGCCACCGGTGTTGATCTCATTATTGATGATACCCCAGAAACAGTCATCCTCTCTGCATACAGCCCGCTGCGTCGCCAGATTGCGAAAATGGCGCTCGAACGTCTTATCAGTGACGGCCGTATCCACCCAGCACGCATCGAAGATGTTGTACGCAAGGTGCAGGAAGAGCTGGAAGTTCAGCTTCGTGAAGTAGGTGAGCAGGCTACTTTCGACGCTGGTGTTCACGGTATCCATCCAGAGCTTATCAAGTTCCTCGGTCAGCTTAAATACCGCACAAGTTTCTCCCAAAACGTGTTGCAACACTCTCTGGAAGTCTCTTCTCTCTGTGGCATGATGGCTGCTGAACTTGGCCTTGATATTAAAAAGGCTAAGCGTGCAGGCTTACTGCATGACCTTGGTAAAGCTGTTGACCATGAAGTTGAAGGCCCGCACGCACTTATCGGTGCTGATCTGGCTAAAAAATACGGTGAGGCTAAAGACATTGTGCATGCAATTGCAGCGCACCATGAAGATACCCCGCCAACCACTGCTCTTGCAGTTCTCGTTCAAGCTGCGGATTCTCTGTCCGGTGCTCGTCCAGGAGCTCGTAAAGAACTCCTTGAGAACTATGTTAAACGCCTTGAAGAACTTGAAGGCATTGCAACAGCATTTGACGGCGTAGCCAAAGCATACGCTATTCAGGCTGGTCGCGAAATCCGCGTTATGGTTAATTCCGACAACGTTGATGACGATTCAACCTACCTGCTCTGTAAAGAGATTGCTGATAAGATTGAAAATAATCTTACCTACCCGGGTCAGATTCGCGTTACTGTAATTCGCGAACGTCGCGCAGTAGGCTTTGCAAAATAG